Genomic DNA from Mus musculus strain C57BL/6J chromosome 11, GRCm38.p6 C57BL/6J:
CTGCAGAGGGCACAGATCCCGGGAGAGCGATGGTGATGTTCACAGAGAACATCTCTTTTCTGCCTTTGGCCACAGAAATGTCTAGTCCCTCCTTGTGCCCTAAGAGGCAAAGTGAAGTCAGGGTCTTAGTTACCTAGGGCCAAGTGAGGGGCTAAAGGTAGAGGGATTCCTAGCGTAACCACAAGGAAAGGTTTAAACCCCAGAACCAAGCTTCCAAGAATCATTTCTTAGTCACAGGATGACACAGGGAGGCCGGCTGTTGGTGATCTTTTCTACAGGTTCTCCATTGCTGGCTCTTCGGATGGCTTCCATGAGCTAGCGGACAGAGACATGGGCGAGTGTCATGCACAGGAGAGGAGGGTGTGTCTCGTCTCAGCCACCCTCCCGAGGTACATTAAATACTCACGTCTTTCTCATAAGGAAACCCTCCATTCTCCAGCTTGGAGAACACCAGCTGTCCATTGATCTCAATCTCGAAGGCCCCTGGTAGGAAATAAATGCAAGAACGAACTAAGAACAACAGGCAGAAGTTCAGGGAGGTCCTTGGCACCACCTCGAGTCCAAGCAAGACTGTTCATGGCCTCGGCAGACACCGATCCTGAAGCCATTCAGCCCCAAACCCCAAAGTCCTCACCCGTGCGTCTTTCCAATACGCCATTAAGAGTTCCTTCACTCCAAACCCACAGTAGGCATTTTTGCTATGTGTCAGACCCTACTAGGGGCTTTATATACAACAGCCAATGTCAGCTCTAGAATGTAGGGAGAGCTGGAGTTTTATCACATGGACTGACTCAGCAGGTGCTCTGCGGACCTCACCTGTCCCCCCGAGTCGCGACTCAATCTCAATGCCCGGATACTCCTCCTTCACAGCGCTCGCCAGCTCCAGGTAGGTCGCCTCAAAGCCGCAGGGTTTACTGGGGAGAAGAGACGTGGAGTGAGCTGGGGTTCCGGGGGTGGGGCCTCCCGTGGATCCACCCCCATCTTGCGGGCGAGCACAAGAGGCTCCTTTTCAACCCGAGTGGCTTACCAGTACTCCACCACGATGTGGACTCCActgcctgcttccacctccccgGGAGGGGGCACTACGGACACCGGCGCTGGCTCCCCACTCATTGCTGCCCGCTCCGCTGCAGGGCTGCTTCCGGGTGTGACGCCACGCCAAAGTCACGTGGGGGGCGTGTCCGTGGGCGTGTCCGGACCTCGCTTTGCGTCGGGGCGCCCTCTGCCGTCAGCAGGTACTGCTACATCTTGATCCAGCTGCAGAGCGAATATCCTGGACCAGCACTGATCCTGGGTTCTGAGAGCTCATTGGCATccaatgctcacagtcatggaTTTGCTTACTAACGAACTGCCTGTGATCACAAAGCTATTTTCCATttacaaaagacagagaaaatgggGCAGGCGGCCGAGGTAGCTGATGGTCTGTGATTGGTGTTGCTATTTACCTCTCGAACGATGATAGCGTTTGAAACCACACCATACTGCTTTTCTTtcgagttcttttttttttaacttttaagaatattttaattacgtatatatgtgtataagtgtgaatTTATGCATGCGAGGGCATCTTTAAAActtactacatttatttattaatttgtggACGAGTGTGTATTGGAGGTGGGGGCCATGCCATAGCATGCTTTTGAAGGTCAGAGTACAGCAACTTTCGGCCTCCTCCATcttatcatgtgggtcccagggattgaactcagagtatcagattctgtctcaaaggtCTGTCTCTTACAGGTCAAGCGTCTTCATCAGCCCAGAACTCTAGTTCTTTTGACTCTGAAGTGCTGACCCCCACTTTATGC
This window encodes:
- the Mien1 gene encoding migration and invasion enhancer 1 is translated as MSGEPAPVSVVPPPGEVEAGSGVHIVVEYCKPCGFEATYLELASAVKEEYPGIEIESRLGGTGAFEIEINGQLVFSKLENGGFPYEKDLMEAIRRASNGEPVEKITNSRPPCVIL